Proteins encoded in a region of the Drosophila busckii strain San Diego stock center, stock number 13000-0081.31 chromosome 2L, ASM1175060v1, whole genome shotgun sequence genome:
- the LOC108594353 gene encoding ATP-binding cassette sub-family G member 1 isoform X2 codes for MHFAANLKIGEHMTPEEKKERVLSILVAIGMFENRNTRTGQLSGGQRKRLAIALELVSNPPVLVLDEPTTGLDSSMCNQLISLLKKLAMEGRNVVCTIHQPSALTLSMFDHLYAIGEGSCIYAGGTQNLVPFLGALNLHCPESYNPLDYLMEIATHDYDTEDESQVEKLIKLMDNGRNDDYRQSRTARVAQLAALKKVEQMMASGLMTPVTAPIMSTSKQSTFNFKPLTTINELSSRIWDSQAAGLGSQETADQKISGGSCCKPKKKKPKPSMSMPTLDLDPAHLCKRENIYATSFWRQLNILLLRTFLLIWRDSSLTTMRFVIHLGIGLLIGFLYYGIGNDAGNSMNIFRYAFYTIMFIMYCAFSGILVKFPLEFPIVSREHFNRWYSLRAYYVAITLADLPIQVICSLLFIVPTYLLTQQPLEPWRFGLFFLIVFMTALVAQSIGLAVGAALSLDLGAILGPFFICPFLAFSGFFLQEKDAPVYLRWFFDVSFLKYSLDGAMLALFGYEREKLECNDFYCHLSRPKHILKTLDMANANYQLSIFFMLGLLVMLRILAFYIMSFRLRLFR; via the exons ATGCACTTTGCAGCCAATTTGAAAATAGGCGAGCATATGACGCCGGAGGAGAAGAAGGAGCGTGTGCTAAGCATTCTAGTGGCCATAGGCATGTTTGAGAATCGCAACACGCGCACGGGTCAGCTAAGCGGCGGACAAAGAAAGCGGCTAGCAATAGCGCTGGAGCTGGTTAGCAATCCGCCAGTGCTGGTGCTGGATGAGCCAACGAC TGGCTTGGACAGTTCAATGTGCAATCAACTGATAAGTCTGCTAAAGAAACTTGCCATGGAGGGACGCAATGTGGTGTGCACTATACATCAGCCCAGCGCTTTGACTTTATCCATGTTTGATCATTTGTATGCCATAGGCGAGGGCAGCTGCATCTATGCGGGGGGCACGCAGAATTTGGTGCCTTTCTTAggtgctttaaatttgcactGTCCAGAGTCGTATAATCCATTGGATTATT TAATGGAAATTGCTACGCATGATTATGATACCGAAGATGAAAGTCAAGTGgaaaagttaataaaacttATGGACAATGGACGCAATGATGACTATCGTCAGAGCAGAACAGCGCGCGTGGCACAGCTGGCAGCGCTTAAAAAAGTTG AACAAATGATGGCCAGTGGGCTAATGACGCCTGTAACTGCACCCATAATGTCTACTTCAAAGCAGTCCACCTTTAATTTCAAGCCACTAACAACAATCAATGAGCTCTCCTCGCGCATTTGGGATAGCCAGGCTGCTGGGCTGGGCAGTCAGGAGACTGCAGATCAGAAAATCTCGggcggcagctgttgcaagccaaagaaaaagaaacCCAAGCCGAGCATGTCCATGCCCACACTGGATTTGGATCCAGCGCATTTATGCAAACGTGAGAATATCTATGCCACTTCGTTTTGGCGACAGCTTAAcattctgctgctgcgcacaTTTCTGCTCATTTGGCGTGACAGCTCCTTGACCACCATGCGCTTTGTTATACACCTGGGCATTGGACTGCTGATTGGGTTTCTCTACTACGGCATTGGCAATGATGCGGGCAATTCTATGAATATATTTCGCTATGCCTTCTATACGATTATGTTTATCATGTATTGCGCTTTTTCGGGCATTTTGGTCAAGT TTCCTTTGGAGTTTCCCATTGTCTCCAGAGAGCACTTTAATCGCTGGTATTCGCTGCGTGCTTACTATGTAGCCATTACTTTGGCCGATCTGCCCATACAAGTGATTTGCAGTCTGCTGTTTATTGTGCCCACATATTTGTTAACTCAACAGCCGCTGGAACCTTGGCGCTTTGGTTTATTCTTTCTGATTGTGTTCATGACGGCGCTGGTGGCTCAAAGCATTGGACTAGCAGTGGGTGCAGCATTGAGCTTGGATCTGGGCGCTATACTGGGACCATTCTTCATTTGTCCGTTTCTCGCCTTCAGCGGTTTCTTTCTACAAGAAAAAGATGCGCCTGTTTACTTAAGATGGTTCTTCGACGTTTCATTTTTAAAGTACAGCCTGGATGGCGCCATGCTGGCGCTGTTTGGCTACGAACGTGAGAAACTGGAGTGCAATGACTTCTATTGTCATCTATCGCGTCCCAAGCATATACTCAAGACACTGGACATGGCGAATGCCAACTATCAGCTATCAATATTCTTTATGCTGGGACTGTTGGTCATGCTGCGCATCTTGGCCTTCTATATTATGTCCTTCCGACTGAGATTATTCAGATGA